One Bacteroidota bacterium DNA segment encodes these proteins:
- a CDS encoding O-antigen ligase family protein: MYLIFLTGFLRGGSLEYVLTDLRGILPLLILPLIIASMPSLSKKQLHVLLLFYVAAVLAGTIFSAIELFGRNFTEIRNISIFISPVRFGLMICFAIVILIGFIFVERFQKRLVKILFAIIILWLLFILIKLESGIGILILSILTVVFLIKILLKSGSIVLKIVFSSILISFFVATWLFINNELNHFYTTPKIELRQLKKTTSHGNAYLHDTINYGIEDGKYIGLHLCEEELKEAWNVRSTYDFDGPDEKRQALRSTLIRFLTSKGLYKDKEGVQQLTNEEIGFIEGGIANANHIYNPGIKSRISKIIFGYEVYQKTANPNGNSLAQRIEFWTVSINIIKENFWWGAGTGNIPQEFETQYNEMNSKLFPKNRMESHNQYLLIMISVGIFGFIWFMFALIYPGIKIKAFSNYRYFAFMLIILISMLTDDTLETQAGVTFFAFFNSIFLLNPEDESKKAD, encoded by the coding sequence ATGTATCTCATTTTTCTAACGGGCTTTTTACGAGGCGGAAGTCTTGAATATGTATTGACAGATTTAAGAGGGATATTACCACTATTAATCCTCCCCTTAATCATAGCTAGCATGCCTTCACTTAGCAAAAAGCAATTACATGTTTTGTTGCTTTTCTATGTTGCCGCCGTTTTAGCCGGAACTATTTTCAGTGCAATTGAATTATTTGGAAGAAACTTTACCGAAATCCGGAATATTTCTATTTTTATTTCCCCAGTACGATTCGGACTAATGATCTGTTTTGCGATCGTTATCCTAATAGGATTTATTTTCGTAGAAAGATTTCAAAAACGCTTGGTTAAAATCCTGTTTGCAATTATTATTTTATGGCTGCTTTTTATCTTGATCAAATTAGAGTCGGGAATAGGAATCTTAATCTTGAGCATCCTCACCGTTGTATTTTTAATAAAAATACTCCTTAAATCAGGGTCAATTGTCCTGAAAATCGTTTTTTCATCCATACTTATTTCGTTTTTCGTCGCCACTTGGCTTTTTATTAATAATGAATTGAACCATTTTTACACAACTCCTAAAATTGAACTCCGTCAGCTCAAAAAAACAACAAGCCATGGAAATGCTTACCTGCACGACACAATCAATTATGGTATTGAAGATGGCAAATATATTGGTTTGCATTTGTGCGAAGAGGAACTTAAGGAAGCCTGGAATGTTCGCAGCACTTATGATTTTGACGGCCCTGATGAAAAAAGACAAGCTCTTCGTTCAACGCTTATCCGTTTTTTAACTTCCAAAGGGCTTTATAAAGATAAGGAGGGAGTTCAGCAACTTACAAATGAGGAAATTGGTTTTATTGAAGGCGGAATCGCCAACGCGAACCACATTTACAATCCCGGGATTAAAAGTCGAATCTCGAAAATAATATTTGGTTATGAAGTTTATCAAAAAACAGCTAATCCAAACGGAAATTCTTTAGCTCAACGAATCGAATTTTGGACCGTGTCGATTAACATTATTAAGGAAAATTTTTGGTGGGGAGCAGGTACAGGAAACATCCCTCAAGAATTTGAGACGCAGTACAATGAAATGAACTCAAAACTATTTCCGAAAAACCGCATGGAATCGCACAACCAATATTTATTGATAATGATATCAGTTGGTATATTTGGATTCATTTGGTTCATGTTTGCACTCATTTATCCCGGCATAAAAATCAAGGCTTTTTCTAATTATCGATATTTTGCTTTCATGTTGATTATACTAATTTCGATGCTTACTGATGATACCTTGGAAACACAAGCCGGGGTCACG